ATAGTCTTCACGGCCACCATAGGATCTACGAATCGTAAAGCGGGTGATGGGACTTGAACCCACGACAACCACGTTGGCAACGTGGCACTCTACCACTGAGTTACACCCGCATTTTGTATACGAAATGATAAGCAGACCCCTGCCTGCCAGCAAGGGGGCTTACCGAAATTTTTCACATTTCAAAGCACATCCGGCAAATCTCGCCGCACTATCGGCGGTCCCAGTGTCGGTTCGTCTCGAGTCGGGTCGGCGGCTTCTCCTAAATCCGGCTTCATATTTTTCAGCGCTTCGATTTCATCCGCTCCGATCGCATCCGACTGGGTGGCATCCAGGGCTTCTTCTCCAAAAACCACTTTATAAGGAACTCCTGCAAAGCTGATTCGATCGTTGGGTAGCAAAGCAGCCCGGCGGACTCGCTGGCCGTTGACTCGTGTACCGTTAGTGCTTCCCAGATCTCGCAGAAAAACCATTCCATCCGTTTGCAC
The genomic region above belongs to Telmatocola sphagniphila and contains:
- a CDS encoding FHA domain-containing protein; translated protein: MRIRLVPLNGGNAIDLKKSLLIVGRKEDADIFVAHKSVSKQHCILVQTDGMVFLRDLGSTNGTRVNGQRVRRAALLPNDRISFAGVPYKVVFGEEALDATQSDAIGADEIEALKNMKPDLGEAADPTRDEPTLGPPIVRRDLPDVL